In a single window of the Drosophila albomicans strain 15112-1751.03 chromosome 3, ASM965048v2, whole genome shotgun sequence genome:
- the LOC117566870 gene encoding syndecan isoform X1 yields the protein MKSKLKAALLTSPSSLMLISWMLLILLVATTQAADEKSVKPSAAAPSSTFSSTSAHRDEIYIDDEGTDGSGGHGGIHDDLDKDPDYSGSGFGPDDEDAITDHNHNTRVQGGGHTNTAHTPTTQTTTTSTTTSSTSTTTSSTTASTSTSTTTTTTTEPTIIDTPNSSFNKSQTATQRTPPLPEPEEDDDGFDLEEPLQGSGDGDGDGDDDSDDYDVDDDDDEDKEDTNDSDDHVTKDDDLIVPDHKGELESHPKEDKNDEQTIDVDGGEDEEDLYTDITDKKDEGTERTSSGSGGSVSTNFHELDPNNINSQPTDTKIVEHRPGGNSEVVIMSEEDRTTSFFAQPGILAAVIGGAVVGLLCAILVVMFIVYRMRKKDEGSYALDEPKRSPANNSYAKNANNREFYA from the exons AAATCTGTGAAACCATCGGCAGCGGCGCCCTCATCGACATTCTCATCAACATCAGCGCATCGAGATGAAATTTATATCGATGATGAAGGCACTGACGGATCCGGCGGACATGGCGGG ATACACGATGATCTAGACAAGGATCCGGACTATTCTGGCTCTGGCTTTGGACCCGATGACGAGGACGCCATAACCgatcataatcataatacGCGAGTGCAAGGCGGTGGCCACACAAACA CAGCTCATacaccaacaacacaaacaacaaccacaagtACCACCacctcctccacctccaccacAACCAGCAGCACCACCGCCTCCACAAGCacatccacaacaacaacaaccaccacagAACCGACCATCATCGACACACCCAACTCCTCATTCAATAAGTCCCAAACCGCAACACAACGCACGCCTCCATTGCCCGAACCTGAAGAGGATGACGACGGTTTTGATCTGGAAGAACCCTTGCAAGGCAGCggtgatggcgatggcgatggcgatgacgatagCGATGACTATGACGtagatgacgatgacgatgaagaTAAAGAGGATACCAATGATAGCGATGATCATGTGACTAAGGACGATGATCTGATTGTGCCCGATCATAAGGGCGAGCTTGAATCGCATCCCAAGGAGGATAAGAATGATGAACAAACCATCGATGTGGATGGCGGCGAGGATGAAGAAGATCTATACACCGATATCACTGATAAGAAGGACGAAGGCACGGAACGCACCTCCTCAGGCT CGGGTGGCAGCGTCAGCACCAACTTCCACGAATTGGACCCCAACAATATCAATAGCCAGCCGACAGACACGAAAATCGTTGAGCACAGGCCCGGCGGCAATAGCGAGGTGGTCATCATGAGCGAGGAGGATCGCACGACAAGCTTCTTTGCGCAGCCCGGCATCTTGGCTG CTGTCATTGGAGGCGCAGTTGTTGGCCTACTGTGTGCCATACTTGTGGTGATGTTCATTGTCTATCGCATGCGGAAAAAGGATGAAGGTTCCTATGCGCTGGACGAGCCAAAGCGTTCGCCCGCCAACAACTCCTATGCGAAAAATGCGAATAATCGTGAGTTCTACGCCTGA
- the LOC117569248 gene encoding probable peroxisomal acyl-coenzyme A oxidase 1: MSHIKNIIPTTVNPDLQKERSAATFDVEELAVWFQRSAEKLKTKREVERVVFANLEDGYGLNHEYMSHEDLYNSSVKKVAEAAPKLKALQKKLNPGGKDIWPGGLISEIGNGLFPANHPLATHTSMFVDVINGQGTPEQVAKWGPLAENCNIIGTYAQTELAHGTNVRGIETRADYDIRAGEFVLNTPNLEAYKWWPGGLGHTANHAMVVAQLYISGKHKGVQMFIVPLRHPETHLPLPGIDVGEIGKKLGMASVNQGFLGLKNVRIPRENMLMKFAKVDRDGKFTASPVSRVNYLTMVYTRCLIVELNTQLLLGAATIATRYSAVRRQSPIEPNGPEPQIIDHVTQRLKLFPEIATGIAYHQAAEYMWELYDQTVLDANNGKFERLPDMHVLSCALKVLCSTDGCAGIERLRLSTGGHGYHIAANLSNMYGNAVASYTYEGENTVLLLQIGRALVKTWNNFTQGKGVSSSYAYFEPSMSLKEFPKWDNSWQCIVKALQYTATHKTRIAFENLSERIAAGQSQGQAANNTGIELTRAAELHGRQFVCQTFVEQITGPKAQKRSKALNEVLENVLEMFLVQTVLNNLSDILRFINLTDEDLRSLQKRLEQSLEKFRPNAVAFCDGFDFHDRVLNSVLGSYDGNIYPRLFDAAKRSTMNQKHVQKSFETHLKPLMKSNL; encoded by the exons AGCGCGTAGTCTTTGCTAACTTGGAGGATGGTTATGGCCTGAACCATGAGTATATGTCCCATGAGGATCTCTACAATTCCTCAGTGAAGAAGGTAGCTGAAGCAGCTCCCAAGTTGAAAGCTCTGCAGAAGAAGCTGAATCCAGGAGGCAAGGATATTTGGCC TGGAGGATTGATCTCTGAGATCGGCAATGGCTTGTTTCCCGCTAACCACCCGCTAGCCACGCACACCTCAATGTTTGTGGACGTGATCAATGGTCAGGGCACTCCCGAGCAGGTGGCCAAGTGGGGTCCACTTGCGGAGAACTGCAACATTATTGGCACCTATGCTCAGACTGAGTTAGCTCATGGCACCAATGTGCGGGGGATTGAGACGCGAGCTGACTACGACATCAGAGCTGGGGAATTTGTGCTGAATACCCCCAACTTGGAGGCCTACAAGTGGTGGCCAGGCGGCT TGGGTCACACGGCCAATCATGCCATGGTGGTGGCTCAGCTCTACATATCTGGCAAGCATAAGGGAGTGCAGATGTTCATTGTGCCGCTGCGTCATCCGGAAACACATTTGCCACTGCCGGGCATCGATGTGGGTGAGATTGGAAAGAAGCTGGGCATGGCTTCGGTCAATCAGGGTTTCTTGGGACTGAAGAATGTGCGTATTCCACGCGAGAACATGTTGATGAAGTTCGCCAAAGTGGATCGCGATGGCAAATTTACAGCCAGTCCCGTTTCCAGAGTCAACTACTTGACCATGGTCTACACACGTTGCCTGATTGTCGAGTTAAATACTCAACTGCTGTTGGGGGCGGCAACCATCGCAACTCGCTACTCGGCTGTGCGTCGCCAGAGTCCCATTGAGCCAAA CGGTCCTGAGCCACAGATCATTGATCACGTGACGCAGCGTCTGAAGCTCTTCCCGGAGATTGCCACAGGCATCGCCTATCACCAGGCAGCGGAGTACATGTGGGAGCTCTACGATCAGACGGTGCTGGATGCCAACAATGGCAAATTCGAGCGGCTGCCCGATATGCATGTTCTCTCCTGCGCCCTTAAGGTGCTCTGCTCCACCGATGGCTGTGCTGGCATTGAGCGTCTACGTCTCTCCACTGGCGGACATGGCTATCACATTGCTGCCAACCTCAGCAACATGTATGGCAATGCGGTGGCCTCGTATACTTACGAGGGTGAGAATACGGTGCTCCTACTTCAGATTGGACGTGCTCTAGTCAAAACCTGGAACAACTTTACCCAAGGTAAAGGAGTGTCTTCATCCTATGCCTACTTTGAGCCTTCAATGAGCCTGAAGGAGTTCCCCAAGTGGGACAACTCTTGGCAGTGCATCGTCAAGGCGCTGCAGTACACGGCAACACA CAAGACGCGTATTGCCTTTGAGAACCTGTCGGAGCGCATCGCTGCTGGACAGTCCCAGGGACAGGCAGCTAACAACACTGGCATTGAGCTGACGCGTGCTGCCGAG CTCCATGGTCGCCAGTTTGTCTGCCAAACGTTTGTCGAACAAATTACCGGACCCAAGGCCCAAAAACGCTCCAAGGCACTGAACGAAGTCCTGGAAAATGTGCTGGAAATGTTCCTAGTGCAGACTGTGCTCAACAATTTGAGCGATATACTGAGA TTTATAAACTTGACCGATGAGGATCTGAGATCACTGCAAAAACGCTTGGAGCAATCGCTGGAGAAATTCCGACCAAATGCCGTCGCCTTTTGTGATGGCTTCGATTTCCACGATCGTGTTCTCAACTCCGTCTTGGGCAGCTACGATGGCAATATTTATCCACGACTTTTCGATGCGGCCAAGCGCAGCACCATGAACCAGAAGCACGTTCAAAAGTCGTTTGAAACGCATTTGAAACCTCTGATGAagtcaaatttataa
- the LOC117566870 gene encoding syndecan isoform X2, which produces MKSKLKAALLTSPSSLMLISWMLLILLVATTQAADEKSVKPSAAAPSSTFSSTSAHRDEIYIDDEGTDGSGGHGGIHDDLDKDPDYSGSGFGPDDEDAITDHNHNTRVQGGGHTNTHTPTTQTTTTSTTTSSTSTTTSSTTASTSTSTTTTTTTEPTIIDTPNSSFNKSQTATQRTPPLPEPEEDDDGFDLEEPLQGSGDGDGDGDDDSDDYDVDDDDDEDKEDTNDSDDHVTKDDDLIVPDHKGELESHPKEDKNDEQTIDVDGGEDEEDLYTDITDKKDEGTERTSSGSGGSVSTNFHELDPNNINSQPTDTKIVEHRPGGNSEVVIMSEEDRTTSFFAQPGILAAVIGGAVVGLLCAILVVMFIVYRMRKKDEGSYALDEPKRSPANNSYAKNANNREFYA; this is translated from the exons AAATCTGTGAAACCATCGGCAGCGGCGCCCTCATCGACATTCTCATCAACATCAGCGCATCGAGATGAAATTTATATCGATGATGAAGGCACTGACGGATCCGGCGGACATGGCGGG ATACACGATGATCTAGACAAGGATCCGGACTATTCTGGCTCTGGCTTTGGACCCGATGACGAGGACGCCATAACCgatcataatcataatacGCGAGTGCAAGGCGGTGGCCACACAAACA CTCATacaccaacaacacaaacaacaaccacaagtACCACCacctcctccacctccaccacAACCAGCAGCACCACCGCCTCCACAAGCacatccacaacaacaacaaccaccacagAACCGACCATCATCGACACACCCAACTCCTCATTCAATAAGTCCCAAACCGCAACACAACGCACGCCTCCATTGCCCGAACCTGAAGAGGATGACGACGGTTTTGATCTGGAAGAACCCTTGCAAGGCAGCggtgatggcgatggcgatggcgatgacgatagCGATGACTATGACGtagatgacgatgacgatgaagaTAAAGAGGATACCAATGATAGCGATGATCATGTGACTAAGGACGATGATCTGATTGTGCCCGATCATAAGGGCGAGCTTGAATCGCATCCCAAGGAGGATAAGAATGATGAACAAACCATCGATGTGGATGGCGGCGAGGATGAAGAAGATCTATACACCGATATCACTGATAAGAAGGACGAAGGCACGGAACGCACCTCCTCAGGCT CGGGTGGCAGCGTCAGCACCAACTTCCACGAATTGGACCCCAACAATATCAATAGCCAGCCGACAGACACGAAAATCGTTGAGCACAGGCCCGGCGGCAATAGCGAGGTGGTCATCATGAGCGAGGAGGATCGCACGACAAGCTTCTTTGCGCAGCCCGGCATCTTGGCTG CTGTCATTGGAGGCGCAGTTGTTGGCCTACTGTGTGCCATACTTGTGGTGATGTTCATTGTCTATCGCATGCGGAAAAAGGATGAAGGTTCCTATGCGCTGGACGAGCCAAAGCGTTCGCCCGCCAACAACTCCTATGCGAAAAATGCGAATAATCGTGAGTTCTACGCCTGA
- the LOC117566870 gene encoding syndecan isoform X4, protein MSEEDRTTSFFAQPGILAAVIGGAVVGLLCAILVVMFIVYRMRKKDEGSYALDEPKRSPANNSYAKNANNREFYA, encoded by the exons ATGAGCGAGGAGGATCGCACGACAAGCTTCTTTGCGCAGCCCGGCATCTTGGCTG CTGTCATTGGAGGCGCAGTTGTTGGCCTACTGTGTGCCATACTTGTGGTGATGTTCATTGTCTATCGCATGCGGAAAAAGGATGAAGGTTCCTATGCGCTGGACGAGCCAAAGCGTTCGCCCGCCAACAACTCCTATGCGAAAAATGCGAATAATCGTGAGTTCTACGCCTGA